The following are from one region of the Rhizobium sullae genome:
- the glyS gene encoding glycine--tRNA ligase subunit beta produces MPNLLLELRSEEIPARMQRKAAGDLRKLVTDALVEAGLSYEGAREYWTPRRLTLDIHGLTARSADVREERKGPRIDANEKAIEGFLRGAGLSSIAEAQVQSDPKKGDFYVAVVSKPGRAADEIITEVMPRIIRDFPWPKSMRWGTASSRPGSLRWVRPLQSIVCTFGTEHEETTVIPFEIDGVVASNVTYGHRFHAPGAITVKRFDDYAASLEKAKVILDAERRKDIILHDARDLAFAAGLELVEDEGLLEEVSGLVEWPQVLMGAFEEDYLSIPSEIIRLTIKTNQKCFVTRKPGDETLSNKFVLVSNIEASDGGKEIIHGNGKVVRARLSDALHFWKRDQGNLPDLETLEVSAKKFGLDLKKPLDQRMAKLDTLHVTFHAHIGTQGERVTRIRTLAGEIGKVVDADALKVSRAAVLAKADLRTEVVGEFPELQGTMGKKYALLQGEEESVAAAVEDHYKPQGPTDRVPTDKVAISIALADKVDTLVWFWRINEKPTGSKDPFALRRAALGSIRLLLERGIRASLIPLFRAAFRSEWAVAIASHEASIRLFELRIQQGEDKSEFEKLIKEQYAAIEYCETYLADGHPKTIEEEYELAISLLSFFHDRLKVYLRDQGARYDLIDAVVTPEADDLLMIARRIEALTAFITSENGKNLLVGTKRATQILAAEEKKGTVIADGVSENLFRLNAEKELFSAITEASAEASAAIAKEDFRSAMEALSKLRAPVDRFFDDVLVNDEDAAIRANRLALLRLIREATGTVADFSKIAG; encoded by the coding sequence ATGCCGAACCTGCTTCTCGAACTTCGCTCCGAAGAGATTCCCGCCCGCATGCAGCGCAAGGCCGCAGGCGATCTCAGGAAGCTGGTCACCGATGCGCTGGTGGAGGCAGGTCTTTCCTATGAGGGCGCCCGCGAATACTGGACGCCCCGGCGCCTAACGCTCGACATCCACGGCTTGACCGCCCGCTCCGCTGATGTGCGCGAAGAGCGCAAGGGGCCGCGCATTGACGCCAACGAGAAGGCAATCGAAGGCTTTTTGCGCGGCGCCGGCCTTTCCTCGATTGCCGAGGCGCAGGTGCAGAGCGACCCGAAAAAGGGCGATTTCTACGTTGCCGTCGTTTCGAAGCCCGGCCGCGCCGCCGACGAAATCATCACCGAGGTGATGCCCCGGATCATCCGCGATTTCCCCTGGCCCAAATCCATGCGCTGGGGCACGGCCTCATCGAGGCCGGGATCGTTGCGCTGGGTACGCCCGCTGCAATCGATCGTCTGCACCTTCGGCACCGAGCATGAGGAAACCACGGTCATCCCCTTCGAGATCGACGGCGTCGTTGCCTCCAACGTCACCTACGGCCATCGCTTCCATGCGCCCGGCGCCATTACCGTCAAGCGCTTCGACGACTATGCCGCAAGCCTCGAAAAGGCGAAGGTCATTCTCGACGCCGAGCGCCGCAAGGACATCATCCTGCACGACGCCCGCGACCTTGCTTTCGCGGCCGGTCTGGAACTGGTCGAGGACGAAGGCCTGCTCGAAGAGGTCTCCGGCCTCGTCGAATGGCCGCAGGTGCTGATGGGTGCCTTCGAGGAGGACTACCTCTCGATCCCCTCCGAAATCATCCGGCTGACGATCAAGACCAACCAGAAGTGCTTCGTCACACGCAAACCGGGCGACGAGACGCTTTCAAACAAGTTTGTCCTCGTTTCCAACATTGAAGCGAGCGACGGCGGCAAGGAAATCATCCACGGCAACGGCAAGGTCGTCCGCGCCCGCCTTTCCGACGCGCTGCATTTCTGGAAGCGCGACCAGGGGAACTTGCCTGACCTGGAGACGCTGGAGGTTTCAGCCAAAAAGTTCGGGCTTGATCTGAAGAAGCCGCTGGATCAGCGGATGGCAAAGCTCGATACGCTGCATGTGACGTTCCATGCTCATATTGGAACGCAGGGCGAACGGGTAACCCGCATTCGCACCCTTGCCGGCGAAATCGGGAAAGTGGTCGATGCAGATGCCTTAAAGGTCAGCCGTGCCGCAGTGTTGGCAAAAGCGGACCTGCGAACTGAGGTGGTCGGCGAATTCCCCGAACTGCAGGGCACAATGGGGAAGAAATACGCGCTGCTGCAAGGTGAAGAAGAATCGGTGGCGGCGGCCGTGGAGGACCATTATAAGCCTCAAGGCCCCACAGACCGCGTGCCCACCGACAAGGTCGCCATAAGCATCGCTCTTGCTGATAAGGTCGACACGCTTGTTTGGTTTTGGCGCATAAATGAAAAACCCACCGGCTCAAAGGATCCGTTCGCGCTAAGACGCGCAGCGCTAGGATCTATACGGCTGCTGCTGGAACGAGGAATTAGAGCATCCCTCATCCCGCTGTTTCGCGCCGCGTTTCGCAGCGAATGGGCTGTGGCCATCGCCAGCCATGAAGCTTCGATAAGACTCTTCGAGCTTAGGATCCAACAGGGTGAGGATAAGTCCGAATTCGAGAAGCTCATAAAAGAACAATACGCCGCTATCGAATACTGCGAGACCTATCTCGCTGACGGCCACCCAAAGACAATCGAGGAAGAATATGAGCTGGCGATCAGCCTCCTCTCCTTCTTCCACGACCGCCTCAAGGTCTATCTCCGCGATCAAGGTGCCCGCTACGATCTGATCGACGCCGTTGTCACTCCCGAAGCCGACGACCTCCTGATGATCGCCCGCCGCATCGAGGCGCTGACGGCATTCATCACCTCGGAAAACGGTAAGAACCTTTTGGTCGGCACCAAGCGCGCGACGCAGATTCTCGCCGCCGAGGAGAAGAAGGGCACAGTGATCGCCGACGGCGTTTCGGAAAATCTGTTCCGGCTCAATGCCGAAAAAGAGCTCTTTTCAGCCATCACCGAGGCCTCGGCCGAGGCTTCCGCTGCAATCGCCAAGGAAGACTTCCGTTCGGCGATGGAGGCGCTTTCGAAGCTCCGCGCCCCGGTCGACCGCTTCTTCGACGACGTGCTCGTCAACGATGAAGACGCGGCGATCCGCGCCAACCGCCTCGCCCTGCTGCGGCTCATCCGCGAGGCGACGGGGACAGTTGCGGACTTCTCGAAGATCGCCGGATAG
- a CDS encoding Tex family protein — MAADLRSLAAVIASEINARPDQAKAAIELLDEGATVPFIARYRKEVTGGLDDTQLRTLAERLVYLRELEARRDTIVESIAGQGKMTDELMAKIASAATKAELEDLYLPYKPKRRTRAEIARERGLGPLAEAIAADRSKEPAALAEGYITADVPDVKTALEGARDIIAEGIAENADLLGKLRAHMRKAALLKAKVVDGKQAAGEKFSDYFGHSERWATVPGHRALAMLRGWNEEVLTLTIEADAETASPNKPVERMIAEAYEIGPNRPSDRWLMDVASWTWRVKLSMSLSLDLMRELRERAEEEAIHVFARNLKDLLLAAPAGSRATMGLDPGIRTGVKVAVVDGTGKVVATSTVYPFQPRNDVRGTQVELASLIRKHNVELISIGNGTGSRETEKLVADMLVDLPGAKPTKVIVSEAGASVYSASATAAAEFPDLDVSLRGAVSIARRLQDPLAELVKIEPKSIGVGQYQHDVDQQKLSRSLDAVVEDAVNAVGVDLNTASAPLLSRVSGLGPSIAEAIVVHRDQNGPFGSRRDLLKVARLGNRTFEQAAGFLRIPNGKEPLDASSVHPEAYGVAKKIVAACGRDLRSLMGDSAALKAIDPRQFIDEKFGLPTVKDILAELEKPGRDPRPNFKTATFAEGINEISDLKPGMVLEGTVTNVAAFGAFVDIGVHQDGLVHVSQLADRFVKDPHDVVKAGDVVKVRVVEVDAKRKRIGLSMRKDDGSPASAPRGEPRGNQGARPQNDRRPLVPRQETQGAFGAALAEAMKRK, encoded by the coding sequence ATGGCCGCAGACCTTCGCTCGCTTGCCGCAGTCATCGCCTCCGAAATCAATGCCCGGCCGGACCAGGCCAAAGCCGCGATCGAGCTGCTCGATGAGGGCGCGACCGTTCCCTTCATCGCGCGCTACCGCAAGGAAGTGACGGGCGGGCTGGATGATACGCAGCTGCGCACGCTCGCCGAACGCCTCGTCTATCTGCGCGAGCTGGAGGCCCGCCGCGACACGATTGTCGAATCGATCGCCGGCCAGGGCAAGATGACCGACGAGTTGATGGCCAAGATCGCGAGCGCCGCCACCAAGGCGGAGCTCGAAGACCTCTATCTGCCCTACAAGCCGAAGCGCCGCACCCGTGCCGAAATCGCCCGCGAGCGCGGTCTCGGGCCGCTGGCCGAAGCGATCGCCGCCGACCGCTCGAAGGAACCCGCTGCGTTGGCTGAAGGCTACATCACTGCCGATGTGCCGGATGTGAAAACGGCGCTCGAAGGCGCACGCGATATCATCGCGGAAGGCATTGCGGAAAATGCCGATCTGCTCGGTAAGCTCCGCGCCCATATGCGCAAAGCCGCGCTTCTGAAGGCCAAGGTCGTGGATGGCAAGCAGGCGGCGGGCGAGAAGTTCTCGGACTATTTCGGCCATTCCGAACGCTGGGCGACGGTGCCCGGCCACCGCGCGCTTGCCATGCTGCGCGGCTGGAACGAGGAAGTGCTGACGCTGACGATCGAAGCCGATGCGGAGACCGCCTCACCCAACAAGCCAGTCGAGCGGATGATCGCCGAAGCTTACGAGATCGGTCCGAACCGCCCCAGCGACCGCTGGCTGATGGATGTCGCAAGCTGGACTTGGCGCGTGAAGCTTTCCATGTCGCTGTCGCTCGACCTCATGCGCGAATTGCGCGAACGCGCCGAAGAGGAAGCGATCCACGTCTTTGCACGTAATTTGAAGGATCTGCTGCTTGCGGCGCCTGCAGGTTCGCGTGCCACGATGGGCCTCGATCCGGGCATCCGCACGGGCGTCAAGGTCGCGGTCGTCGACGGCACCGGCAAGGTCGTAGCAACCTCCACGGTCTACCCCTTCCAGCCGCGGAACGATGTGCGTGGCACTCAGGTGGAATTGGCCTCGCTCATCCGCAAGCACAATGTCGAACTGATCTCGATCGGCAACGGCACCGGCAGCCGCGAAACCGAAAAGTTGGTAGCCGACATGCTGGTCGATCTTCCGGGCGCAAAGCCCACCAAGGTTATCGTTTCGGAAGCCGGCGCATCGGTCTATTCCGCGTCCGCGACTGCTGCAGCCGAATTCCCAGACCTCGACGTATCGCTGCGTGGCGCCGTTTCCATCGCCCGCCGCCTGCAGGATCCGCTGGCAGAACTCGTCAAGATCGAGCCGAAGTCGATCGGCGTCGGCCAGTACCAGCATGACGTGGACCAGCAGAAGCTGTCGCGATCGCTCGATGCCGTCGTCGAAGACGCGGTGAATGCCGTCGGCGTCGATCTCAACACGGCTTCCGCGCCGCTGCTGTCACGCGTCTCCGGCCTCGGCCCGTCGATTGCCGAAGCCATCGTCGTCCATCGCGACCAGAACGGTCCGTTCGGAAGCCGCCGCGACCTGTTGAAGGTCGCCCGCCTCGGCAACCGCACCTTCGAGCAGGCGGCGGGCTTTCTGCGCATTCCGAACGGTAAGGAGCCTCTCGACGCATCATCGGTCCATCCGGAAGCCTATGGTGTGGCGAAGAAGATCGTCGCCGCCTGTGGCCGCGATCTGCGTTCGCTGATGGGCGACAGCGCCGCTTTGAAGGCGATCGATCCGCGCCAGTTCATCGACGAGAAGTTCGGCCTGCCGACGGTCAAGGATATCCTCGCCGAGCTGGAAAAGCCCGGCCGCGACCCGCGCCCGAACTTCAAGACGGCCACCTTTGCCGAAGGCATCAACGAAATCTCTGATCTCAAGCCGGGCATGGTGCTGGAAGGCACGGTGACCAACGTCGCGGCCTTTGGTGCCTTCGTCGATATCGGCGTGCATCAGGACGGCCTTGTGCATGTCTCGCAGCTTGCCGACCGCTTCGTCAAAGATCCTCACGACGTTGTCAAGGCCGGCGATGTGGTGAAGGTGCGAGTCGTCGAAGTCGATGCGAAGCGCAAGCGCATCGGTCTTTCGATGCGCAAGGATGACGGTTCCCCGGCTTCGGCACCGCGCGGCGAGCCCCGTGGAAATCAGGGTGCACGGCCGCAGAACGACCGGCGTCCGCTTGTCCCGAGACAGGAAACACAAGGCGCCTTCGGCGCTGCGCTCGCAGAGGCCATGAAGCGAAAATAA
- a CDS encoding SAM-dependent methyltransferase codes for MASGFLSIVKKIIRKGNLKLTLANGETHAIGDGSGDLVVVRVADEEAEKLIRRDPTLKLGEMYMDGRFILEQGNIYDFLSMVKQNTTNEIFDIPMAARLVGRIALQQLKSRLPINHNQRNVAHHYDLSEKLFALFLEEDWQYSCAYFDPPGISLEEAQLAKKRHIAAKLLLEPNQHILEIGSGWGGMGMYLAESTTGVDVTGITLSEEQLKISRERAQKRGLADRVRFELQDYRTMTGMKFDRIVSVGMFEHVGIGNFGNYFRKVHELLADDGVMLLHSIARPKRSFATNAFIEKYIFPQGYIPSIGETVPAIEKAGLLIRDIEVLPLHYAHTLRHWRERFVARKAEAVALYDERFFRMWEFYLAGSEMGFRWDELFVMQIQISKNQYSTPDNRNYIAENEAKLKEFEATRPPLEKVIF; via the coding sequence ATGGCGTCGGGATTTTTATCGATTGTCAAAAAAATCATCCGCAAGGGTAATCTGAAGCTCACGCTGGCCAATGGCGAGACACATGCGATTGGCGATGGCAGCGGGGATCTGGTCGTCGTCCGCGTAGCAGACGAGGAGGCCGAGAAGCTCATCCGCCGCGATCCCACACTCAAGCTCGGCGAAATGTACATGGACGGCCGGTTCATTCTTGAGCAGGGCAACATCTACGATTTCCTTTCGATGGTGAAGCAAAACACCACCAACGAAATCTTCGATATTCCGATGGCCGCACGTCTGGTCGGCCGCATCGCCCTACAGCAGCTGAAGAGCCGGCTGCCGATCAATCACAACCAGCGCAATGTCGCCCACCACTACGATCTGTCGGAAAAGCTTTTTGCACTTTTCCTTGAGGAAGACTGGCAATATTCCTGTGCTTATTTCGATCCGCCGGGCATCAGTCTGGAGGAGGCGCAACTCGCCAAGAAGCGACATATCGCCGCCAAGCTTCTGCTGGAACCCAATCAGCACATTCTGGAAATCGGCTCCGGCTGGGGCGGCATGGGCATGTATCTGGCGGAGTCGACGACAGGCGTCGACGTCACCGGCATCACGCTCAGCGAGGAGCAGTTGAAAATTTCGCGCGAGCGCGCCCAAAAGCGTGGCCTTGCGGATCGCGTCCGCTTCGAACTGCAGGATTACCGCACGATGACAGGCATGAAGTTCGACCGCATCGTTTCGGTCGGCATGTTCGAGCATGTCGGCATCGGCAATTTCGGCAACTATTTCCGCAAGGTGCACGAACTTCTCGCCGACGATGGCGTCATGCTCCTGCATTCCATCGCCCGCCCAAAGCGGAGCTTTGCGACGAATGCCTTCATCGAGAAATACATCTTCCCGCAGGGCTACATCCCCTCGATCGGCGAGACGGTGCCTGCGATCGAGAAGGCCGGGCTGTTGATCAGGGACATCGAAGTCCTGCCGCTACATTATGCTCATACGCTCCGCCACTGGCGGGAGCGCTTCGTGGCGCGAAAGGCGGAGGCCGTTGCCCTTTACGACGAGCGGTTTTTCCGCATGTGGGAGTTTTATCTCGCCGGCTCTGAAATGGGCTTCCGCTGGGACGAACTCTTCGTCATGCAGATCCAGATTTCCAAGAACCAGTACTCGACACCGGACAACCGCAATTATATTGCCGAGAATGAGGCGAAGCTGAAGGAGTTCGAGGCCACACGGCCGCCCTTGGAAAAGGTGATTTTCTGA
- a CDS encoding histidine phosphatase family protein yields the protein MSSAFPEIHLVRHGETEWSLSGKHTGRTDIPLTPNGEAAARKLADRLKGLEASAVWSSPSQRARNTCALAGFGANAMIKPNLAEWDYGAYEGITTKEILAARPGWRLFRDGCPEGEMAPDIGARADYIVSEIRDANVPILIFSSSHFLRVLAARWLGLPPEDGSRFVLDTASISTLGYEHDLTEPVIRRWNQR from the coding sequence ATGAGCAGTGCATTCCCCGAAATCCATCTCGTCCGTCACGGCGAAACGGAGTGGTCGCTCTCCGGAAAACATACCGGCAGAACGGATATCCCCCTGACCCCGAACGGCGAGGCGGCCGCCCGCAAACTCGCAGACCGCTTGAAGGGACTGGAGGCTTCCGCGGTCTGGTCGAGCCCCTCACAAAGGGCGAGAAACACCTGTGCTCTTGCCGGTTTCGGTGCAAATGCCATGATAAAGCCCAATCTCGCCGAATGGGACTATGGCGCTTACGAGGGCATCACGACAAAGGAAATCCTTGCGGCCCGACCCGGCTGGCGATTATTCCGCGACGGATGTCCAGAGGGAGAGATGGCCCCGGATATCGGTGCAAGGGCGGACTATATCGTCAGCGAAATTCGCGACGCCAACGTGCCGATCTTGATCTTCTCCAGCTCCCATTTCCTCCGCGTGCTTGCCGCCCGCTGGCTCGGCCTGCCGCCGGAAGACGGCTCGCGCTTCGTCCTCGACACTGCAAGTATCAGCACCCTCGGCTATGAGCACGACTTGACCGAGCCGGTCATCCGGCGCTGGAACCAGCGTTAG
- a CDS encoding class I SAM-dependent methyltransferase, producing MRTRLDDFISRISAQRDILDYIAEKQASLPDGPILEIGLGNGRTYSHLRVRFPNRHIIAFDRENGAHGSCRPDDGDVVLGDIKETCLSYTGKRAAIGHADIGTGYPEKDAVIREWLPSRVVAVLAPGGLAVSGLELMHPELEEMPLPASVGKGRYFLYRRR from the coding sequence ATGCGAACACGTCTCGACGACTTCATCAGCCGGATTTCCGCGCAGAGGGACATTCTCGATTACATCGCGGAAAAGCAGGCGAGCCTGCCCGATGGACCGATACTGGAAATCGGCCTCGGCAACGGCAGAACCTACAGCCACTTAAGAGTGCGCTTCCCGAATCGCCACATCATTGCATTCGATCGCGAAAACGGCGCCCATGGAAGCTGCCGGCCCGACGATGGCGATGTGGTGCTCGGCGATATCAAGGAAACCTGCCTGAGCTATACCGGTAAAAGGGCAGCTATCGGGCATGCCGATATCGGCACCGGGTATCCGGAGAAGGATGCGGTCATCCGGGAGTGGCTGCCGTCGAGAGTGGTTGCGGTGCTGGCGCCGGGTGGATTGGCGGTAAGCGGCCTGGAATTGATGCATCCTGAACTGGAGGAAATGCCGCTGCCGGCATCCGTCGGGAAAGGCCGCTACTTCCTCTATCGGCGAAGATGA
- the ubiA gene encoding 4-hydroxybenzoate octaprenyltransferase yields MQQIGGFNGRVADAPSDNWVYRILPPWLWPYAQLARWDRPIGWQLLMWPCFWSVALAANAAAAQGLFSGSQMLFHLLLYFIGAVAMRGAGCTYNDLVDHDIDMEVARTRSRPLPSGRVTRTQAKVFMVLQALAGLLVLLQFNWFAVILGVLSLSIVALYPFAKRFTDWPQFFLGLAFSWGALMGWAGIFGALSFAAIGLYLSSVVWTIGYDTIYAHQDKEDDELIGVRSTARLFGDQTRQWLIGLYGTTLVLMLLAFVLAGAGFASYIGLLIAAGMFAWQIARLDINDATQCLALFQSNNRVGLIIFAGLFVSVLFSLP; encoded by the coding sequence ATGCAACAGATTGGCGGCTTTAACGGGCGCGTCGCCGATGCGCCTTCGGACAATTGGGTTTATCGGATCTTGCCTCCGTGGCTCTGGCCCTATGCGCAGCTGGCGCGCTGGGACAGGCCGATCGGCTGGCAGCTCCTGATGTGGCCCTGCTTCTGGTCGGTGGCGCTTGCCGCGAATGCGGCCGCGGCGCAGGGCTTGTTTTCCGGCTCGCAGATGCTGTTTCACCTGCTTCTCTACTTCATCGGGGCCGTTGCCATGCGCGGGGCAGGGTGTACTTACAACGATCTGGTTGATCACGATATCGACATGGAGGTCGCGCGCACACGTTCACGGCCGCTGCCGTCCGGACGCGTTACGCGCACTCAGGCAAAGGTCTTCATGGTGCTGCAGGCGCTGGCAGGCCTGCTGGTGCTTCTCCAGTTCAACTGGTTCGCAGTCATTCTAGGCGTGCTGTCGCTTAGCATCGTCGCGCTCTACCCGTTTGCCAAGCGCTTCACGGATTGGCCGCAGTTTTTCCTTGGCCTCGCCTTTTCCTGGGGCGCACTGATGGGCTGGGCCGGCATATTCGGCGCGCTCTCTTTCGCTGCGATTGGGCTCTATCTTTCCTCCGTCGTCTGGACGATCGGCTACGACACGATCTATGCGCATCAGGACAAGGAAGACGACGAACTGATCGGCGTACGTTCGACCGCGCGGCTTTTCGGCGATCAGACGCGGCAGTGGCTGATCGGCCTTTATGGCACAACGCTAGTCCTCATGCTGCTCGCCTTTGTTTTGGCCGGCGCCGGTTTCGCGTCCTATATCGGGCTGTTGATTGCCGCCGGCATGTTCGCCTGGCAGATCGCCAGGCTCGATATAAACGACGCCACGCAATGCCTGGCGCTTTTTCAGTCGAACAACCGCGTCGGCCTGATCATCTTTGCGGGACTGTTCGTCTCGGTGCTCTTTTCCCTTCCCTGA
- a CDS encoding DUF6101 family protein, producing MNNTVMKPAWAGTTLRLDPSRFPQQVSYAIHDSTSDVSITIDERGAILRKILPSSGLPLSIALPKRAFKGVAARAIDHGDGEVTVTLELHHEDPDLCVPLLVAHDLSDIAADWRGWSEAFRIPMLMVEADGIARPLEDHLGDLRTSHMKPRRRHSYFANRRPRFLVRRTIGKLGVTMKIEGKEIIARN from the coding sequence ATGAACAACACCGTTATGAAGCCCGCTTGGGCTGGAACGACACTGCGTCTCGATCCGTCGCGCTTTCCCCAGCAGGTCAGCTACGCCATCCACGACTCCACAAGTGACGTCAGCATAACGATCGATGAACGCGGCGCCATCCTCCGCAAGATCCTTCCCTCCAGCGGTCTGCCGCTTTCCATCGCCCTGCCAAAGCGCGCCTTCAAAGGCGTTGCGGCCCGGGCGATCGACCATGGCGACGGAGAAGTGACCGTCACGCTGGAACTGCACCATGAAGACCCGGACCTCTGCGTGCCGCTGCTTGTCGCACATGATCTCTCCGATATCGCCGCCGACTGGCGGGGCTGGTCGGAAGCATTCCGCATTCCGATGCTGATGGTGGAGGCCGACGGCATTGCCCGTCCGCTCGAAGATCATCTCGGCGATCTGCGCACCAGCCACATGAAGCCACGCCGCCGCCATTCCTACTTCGCCAATCGCCGTCCGCGCTTCCTAGTGCGCCGCACGATCGGCAAACTCGGCGTGACGATGAAGATCGAAGGCAAGGAAATTATCGCCCGCAATTAA
- a CDS encoding DUF1217 domain-containing protein codes for MISASVAYAIISRDPKTSLDRIASQATIKRDAEYYAANINKVKDVDDFLGDYKLYSYAMQAYGLDDMTYAKAFMKKVLESDLTDPDSFANKLSDQRYKTFAAAFNFSTGTAKDAQTDAQETDLLDKYNASFTDQEKQAIKDTDYYSAAIANVQSVDDLINNTRLRAYVLETFGIDTTYASKQFLRDVLTSDLNDPNSVVNLQGGEKYQALAAQFNFNADGTVNGSAQTATQKNTVMEQYNLNSSTVIVDNDVFPDIVYTTKAAADYNKTYYESKIKTVTNVDSLIADERLTDYIRAAYSLGPSSFGTDLSDAALRQILVDPAYANTMGATAVYQAFAFEADGSVLGTDGPQSDSLIQATSVNYMARYDDEAKAAIEEIVANYKTRMSDTRTLNNFSDVDSVNDFLNNNKTGDLDKTNDDLPDLYQVALQAFGLTEAALPKSVMRKLLASDPYDPEGYVASFKDDRITQLARAFNFDSEGNASIQLQALSPAAMAKYATTYKSHVIMLMKDGPLKDKASKDATEEVDYFAKTMESVQSLDDFLEDDRLTGLILKSVGLDPKDYDEETLKKIFTSDPDNAKSYLNTKADSKFKNIVADFNFDTAGDLTRAKLGTVQDQGALDRTQDAYLRQTLETQEGATNDGTRLALYFARKAPDITSLYSILGDKALFQVVTTAYNLPSQISSMDVTKQVDLLKRFVDLEDLSDSKKVDKLVKRFTAMYDIQNVTTQSPALQILTGGG; via the coding sequence ATGATTTCCGCCTCCGTTGCCTACGCGATCATAAGTCGCGACCCGAAGACGAGTCTTGATCGCATTGCTTCGCAGGCAACGATCAAAAGGGACGCCGAATATTACGCCGCCAATATCAACAAGGTGAAGGACGTCGACGACTTCCTCGGCGACTACAAGCTCTATAGCTATGCGATGCAGGCCTATGGCCTTGACGACATGACCTATGCCAAGGCCTTCATGAAGAAGGTGCTGGAAAGCGACCTGACCGATCCCGACAGTTTCGCCAACAAGCTTTCGGATCAGCGCTACAAAACTTTTGCTGCGGCGTTCAATTTTAGCACCGGTACGGCCAAGGATGCGCAGACGGACGCTCAGGAAACTGACCTTCTCGACAAGTATAATGCGTCCTTTACCGATCAGGAAAAGCAGGCGATCAAGGATACCGACTATTACAGTGCGGCGATCGCCAATGTGCAGTCTGTCGATGATCTCATCAATAACACGCGGCTGCGGGCCTATGTGCTGGAGACGTTCGGCATTGATACGACCTACGCGTCCAAGCAGTTTCTGCGCGATGTGCTGACGAGCGATCTCAACGATCCGAACAGCGTGGTGAACCTTCAGGGCGGCGAGAAATACCAGGCGCTTGCGGCGCAGTTCAATTTCAATGCCGATGGCACGGTGAATGGCTCGGCCCAGACGGCGACCCAGAAAAACACGGTCATGGAGCAGTACAATCTGAATTCGTCGACCGTCATTGTCGACAACGACGTGTTTCCGGATATCGTCTATACGACGAAGGCCGCCGCCGACTACAACAAGACCTATTACGAATCCAAGATCAAGACGGTCACCAATGTCGACAGCCTCATCGCCGACGAGCGCCTGACTGACTACATCAGGGCCGCTTACAGTCTTGGCCCGAGCAGCTTCGGCACGGACTTGAGCGATGCGGCCTTGAGGCAAATCCTTGTCGATCCGGCCTATGCCAATACGATGGGCGCCACGGCTGTCTATCAGGCATTCGCCTTCGAGGCTGATGGAAGCGTCCTCGGGACGGATGGCCCGCAATCGGACTCCCTGATCCAGGCGACTTCCGTAAATTACATGGCCCGTTACGACGACGAGGCGAAAGCGGCCATCGAGGAAATCGTCGCCAACTACAAGACACGTATGTCCGATACCAGGACGCTGAACAATTTCTCCGACGTCGACAGCGTCAACGATTTCCTGAACAACAACAAGACCGGCGATCTAGACAAGACGAACGACGATCTGCCCGACCTCTATCAGGTTGCGCTTCAGGCTTTCGGCTTGACGGAGGCGGCGCTGCCGAAATCCGTCATGCGCAAGCTGCTGGCAAGCGATCCTTACGACCCCGAGGGCTATGTCGCATCCTTCAAAGACGACCGCATAACCCAATTGGCAAGGGCCTTCAATTTCGATAGCGAAGGTAACGCGTCAATCCAGCTGCAGGCACTGTCACCCGCGGCGATGGCCAAGTATGCGACGACCTATAAGTCGCATGTAATCATGCTGATGAAGGACGGTCCCCTGAAGGATAAGGCATCCAAGGATGCGACCGAGGAAGTCGACTATTTCGCCAAGACCATGGAATCGGTGCAGTCCCTCGATGATTTCCTGGAGGACGACCGGTTGACCGGTCTGATTCTCAAATCCGTCGGTCTCGATCCCAAGGATTACGACGAAGAGACGCTGAAGAAGATATTCACGTCCGATCCCGACAATGCAAAGAGCTATCTGAACACCAAGGCTGACTCGAAATTCAAGAACATCGTCGCCGACTTTAACTTCGACACAGCTGGCGATCTCACGCGCGCCAAGCTGGGCACCGTTCAGGATCAAGGTGCGCTCGATCGCACCCAGGATGCCTATCTGCGGCAGACGCTCGAGACGCAGGAAGGCGCGACGAACGATGGAACCCGCCTCGCACTTTACTTCGCCCGCAAGGCGCCAGACATCACCTCGCTCTACTCCATCCTGGGCGACAAGGCGCTTTTCCAGGTCGTCACCACCGCCTACAACCTGCCAAGCCAGATATCGAGCATGGATGTCACCAAGCAGGTCGATCTGCTGAAGCGTTTCGTCGACCTAGAGGACCTGTCTGACTCGAAGAAGGTCGACAAGCTGGTGAAGCGTTTCACGGCGATGTACGATATTCAGAATGTCACGACGCAATCGCCGGCACTGCAGATTCTGACCGGTGGCGGCTAA